The DNA segment ACGACTGTCATGTCAGCGAGGGCCCCGAGGCCGCCTGCGATGACAGCGGCGCACATCAGGACAAAGCCCAGGATCAGCAGCCACCTCGGGCGCAGGTCAATGTAGGTCATGGTTCACCTCCGGTCTGGGGTGGCAGTGAGGGCATCAGCGGACACCCTTTTGGGCAGCATCCTCTATTGAAAGTTATGCTCATAGTTCGAGCTTAGCACCGATAAGGCATGAAGGTAGATAGCTAGTAGTCAGTTATCTTTCAATCAAAGGAGAGGGACGCTGTGCGTCCCCCATCTCTGACCTCGCCCATCCCCTGCTGACCCCTACATGTCCATGTCCATCTGCATCCGGCGTTGCCGCTCGGCTTTCTGCGGCTCTTCCTTCCTGTCATTGCCCGACTCGCCCGTCTCGTCCTGTCCCTTGGATTTCACGCCGGATTTCGCCGGGCCGTTTTCGACCGCATCAGCCTTCGCGGCCCGCTCTGCCTGCATCGCCTGCCACTTGTCCCACGACAGATGCGGGTTGTGCTGATACGCCGCTTCAATCCCGGCCACCAATCGGTCTCCTGTGGTGCGCATGACCCAGAAGTCCTGCTTGTCCAACCGGAGGTCACTCATGAGCAGGACATGCACATGCGGGTTCTGGGTGTGCCCTTTGTCGCCCGCATGCACAAAGACCATGTACGTGTCGTGGCCCCCTTCCCGGAGGGTGCGGTTCGCCCAGTGCAACATGGCCTCTTCCCCCAGGTTTCGACCTGGGCTGAGCACCAGCCGGTAGCAGTATTGGTGCTCTTTCGACTGCTCCGCCAACCACGTGTGCACTTCGTGGGGCTCGTGCTCCTTCAGGCCATTGTGTCCGTGCCGGTGCGTCTCGCCTTCCTCGTTCGGGCGGAACATCATGTAGTTCGCACTGGCAAAGAGCTTCCCCATGCCTTTGGCATTTGTGCGGACGTAGTTGCTCTTGGCGACGGTGCGCGTGCCCTGGCTTTGTCGTCCTGCGGTTCTTGACATGCTGCGCCGGGTGCCAGCGCTCATGCGGGCCGTCAACCCACTCGCCCGCACCACCCGGCCCTTGCGCATTCCCCCACTCATGTCGTGCCGTCAGCCGCCGCCGGTTGTGGCGCCAGCGCACTGAGGAGCGCTTCGACCTCTTTGTTCTGTCGCATCAGACTGTCATACGCCAGCTTGCGCGCGCCCTGGTGCACCTGGCGTAGGGTGTTCTCGTCCGCCTTCGGGTTGAGCAGTCCGTAGAGCCCCAGCAGGATCTGCGTATTGGTACTGGCGTTCAGGGCAGCGCGGGCCTGGAGCTTGGCCAGTCGGCCGACATGCTTCTCCATCGCGGCGTCCACGAGTGCATCCAGTTTGGGCATCAGGAACGTGGTTGCCAGCTCACTCTTCTGCTCACTTAACCCCTGGATGATCAACTCCTCGATCAACTCGGATTCCTTCAGGCCAGTCGTCTCCATGATCTCCAGTAACGCCGCCTTCACATCTGGCCCCACTCTCGTCTGCACTCGCACCTTCGCCATTCAAAACTCCTTTTGTATCCAACAAATCCGTTTGTATCCAAGCAAGCGGTGTCCCAGACGATGAAAAACCCCTATTGTATCCGCCCTTATCCTGCCCTAACCCCTCTGTTCCCCCGTAGCACCGCTGGAGGGGGAGCGTTTAGAGGGGTTCAACGCGTGAAGAAATCGAACCCGCCCGATGCACAGAAACAGCCTTGCAAAGGCTGCTGGCTGCCGCCTTGTGCAGCCGCATGCAACGCATGCCTCCTGGGGTGTGCACAGACCAGCTGGTCGTGATGGTGCGTGCGACACCGCGCTCGCTTGGATCGTTGAGAGGTCGAACCACCAGCACGGCCACCTGGAAGCGTTGGTTGCTGTGCCACGACACCTCCTTCGCATTGATCGTTGAGGTGACGGTGCACCAGTGATGCGACCTGGCGGTGCTGCTTGAAAGGCCACGACACCACACACCCTTCGTCTTGCACTCGCACGGACTTCTCCCCCTGCGCATGCGCGCGCATGTGCACTGCTCTGGAAGTGAGGGATAGAGCGCCCACACGGCAAAAGCACGGCTGCCCATCTGCAGCGCAAGCGAAGCAGACAGGCAGCCGTGGCATGAGCGTTAGCGCCTGGCCTTCGCCTTGCCGCCGCGCTTACGGTACTGCTGCATGGCTTTGGCAAACGCTTCTGGATCTTCAGCCAGGCTCGCTTTGGTGGGGTAGGACACGCCGCCCCGTTTGGGCGTGGTGGCCTGCTGCTTGGCCAGCCACGCATCGAACGTGGGGGTGCGGTGGATGGCGAAGTCGTGTTGTTGAGCGGTCTTCTCAATGTCCTTGCGGTTTTCGTCCAGGCCAATGAAGGTCAGCTCGAAGGTGTCCGCGATGGGCGCACCTTCGATCACGGAGGTCCGGATGGCGGTCTTGAGGCCACTGATGAACAGTTTGCGGCGCTCGATGGGAATGGTGGTGATGATGTCGCTCAGGAAGGTGTACGAAGGTTTCTGTTCTTTGGTCATAGATTGAGCGTACAGTAACGGCATATGAAGCTCAAGTCGGCATGCCTTTCAATTATGGTGATGGTGAGTTCTGGGCAGGCCTGTGGGTATGTGCCGGTGCACCTGCTGGACTGGACGCGGTACTACGCCGATGCGTACCGGGTGAACCGGCAGCTGCTGCTCAGCGTGCTGTGGACGGAGAACCAGTTCTGCAACCGCACCAGTCCGAAAGGGGCGCTGGGGATTGCGCAGATCATGCCGGGCACCGCAAAGGACTTGGGGGTGAACCCGCTTGATCCGGTGCAGGCGATCCACGGGGCGGCGAAGTACCTGCACCAGCTGCACGGGCAACTGGGGAGCTGGAAACTGGCGGTGGCTGGGTACAATGCAGGTCCAGGTGCGGTGCAGCGTGCGGGGGGTATCCCCGACAATGGGGAGACGCCTCAGTACGTGGAGAAGGTTAAGGCGTATTACCGCTTCTTCGCCGCGGCGCCTGCTTACCGATGAGGTGAACGCGATGACCGATGACGCCCCCAAGAAGAGCTGGTATAAGCGGGTCTGGAATCACGAGCGGGAGTGTCAGGAGTATGAGCACCGGGTCGTGGCGCAGCAGCTGCTTGGGCGGCCGCTCGAGCCGGGTGAAGTGGTGCACCACCTGAACGGCGACCGGAGTGATAACCGGCCGGAGAACCTGCGTGTGCTGCCCAGCCAGGCGCACCACATGATGCTGGAGCACCGGGAACGTAAACGGAAGCAAGGCCTGGAACCGCTGTTTGAGTTGGAGGGTTGAAACGGTGGCACGGGCGGTCCCCTATGCGCTGAATCCAGCCGGTGAGTTGGCCGACCCAGCAACGTCGCCGCCGGACACAGGGTACACATGCCTCGAATGCCATGAGCCTGTTTCATTGGTCCGCGCTCACCTTCGCCGTGGCCGACAAGTGATCGCACATTTCACCCATTGCAAAGGCAGTCAATGTGCAGGCGAGTCAGTGATGCACCTGGCTGCGAAGATGCAACTGGTGGATGCCCTCAGCAGACGTGACCAGCAGATGATGGTTCAGCGCCGCTGTGCCCGATGGGCCTGTGAGAGAACCCATTTGGAGCCACTGATGCTCCCAGCGTATGACGAAGTGCGTGCAGAGGCTCCGCTGGATGGCTACCGCCTTGACGTCGCTCTCCTCCTGAATGGCGTAGTGGTGTACGGCATTGAGATCTTCCACAGTCACCGGGTTGACCGAGCGAAAGCTGCTGGATTGAGCGTGCCTTGGATTGAAGTAGAAGCCGCTGCGGCAGCTCAGACTCCAGGGGCGCTTCTTCCTGTTCGGGAAAAGCTGCTGAGTGGAGATGATGAGGCCATGCTGCGCTTGAGACTTCAGACCAAGCGGAGTGGCTTAAGTGAACGGTTACAGCACTATCTCCACAGCTCCAACGACTGGGCGCTGTTCAGGACATTTGATCAGGTGCCCTCGTCATGTGCCACGAATGTATTCAACACCTATCAAGAGGTTGGATCATCGTTGGTC comes from the Deinococcus aquaedulcis genome and includes:
- a CDS encoding lytic transglycosylase domain-containing protein, whose protein sequence is MKLKSACLSIMVMVSSGQACGYVPVHLLDWTRYYADAYRVNRQLLLSVLWTENQFCNRTSPKGALGIAQIMPGTAKDLGVNPLDPVQAIHGAAKYLHQLHGQLGSWKLAVAGYNAGPGAVQRAGGIPDNGETPQYVEKVKAYYRFFAAAPAYR
- a CDS encoding HNH endonuclease signature motif containing protein, yielding MTDDAPKKSWYKRVWNHERECQEYEHRVVAQQLLGRPLEPGEVVHHLNGDRSDNRPENLRVLPSQAHHMMLEHRERKRKQGLEPLFELEG